Proteins from one Congzhengia minquanensis genomic window:
- the nrdG gene encoding anaerobic ribonucleoside-triphosphate reductase activating protein, giving the protein MNYSAIKTHDVANGIGVRVSLFVSGCTHHCKDCFNAETWDFAFGNPFGDAQVQQILEALKPDYIKGFSLLGGEPFEPQNQHVLAPLLKKIKQAYPDKTIWCYSGYLLDTELLSKSRARCEATDEMLSYIDILVDGEFVAEKKDLNLRFRGSSNQRIIDVPATLQAGKVVLSKEFM; this is encoded by the coding sequence ATGAATTATTCAGCCATTAAAACTCACGATGTGGCAAACGGTATTGGCGTTCGGGTTTCGCTGTTCGTCAGCGGCTGCACCCACCACTGTAAGGACTGTTTTAACGCCGAAACCTGGGATTTTGCCTTTGGCAACCCGTTTGGCGACGCGCAGGTACAGCAAATTTTAGAGGCTCTAAAGCCTGACTATATCAAAGGGTTTTCGCTCTTGGGCGGTGAGCCCTTTGAGCCGCAAAATCAGCACGTTTTGGCACCGCTGCTGAAAAAAATTAAACAGGCCTATCCCGACAAGACAATCTGGTGCTACAGCGGATATTTGCTGGACACGGAGCTTTTAAGTAAAAGCCGCGCCAGGTGCGAGGCGACAGATGAAATGCTGTCTTACATTGACATATTGGTAGACGGCGAGTTTGTAGCGGAGAAAAAGGATTTAAACCTGCGGTTTCGCGGAAGCTCAAATCAGCGGATTATAGACGTGCCTGCAACGCTTCAGGCCGGCAAGGTAGTTTTGTCGAAAGAATTTATGTAA
- the dut gene encoding dUTP diphosphatase, whose protein sequence is MDHRQVKFTKLDSRASAPEFGTPYAAGADLRAVSDEPITIRPNETVLVHTGLAMEIPEGLVGLVYARSGLASKRGLAPANCVGVIDSDYRGEIMVALHNHSAETQTIESGERIAQLVIAPYISAEFIEAGSLSDTDRGQGGFGSTGTK, encoded by the coding sequence ATGGATCACAGACAAGTGAAATTTACGAAGTTAGACAGCCGGGCCAGTGCTCCGGAATTCGGCACGCCCTATGCGGCAGGCGCTGACTTGCGCGCTGTAAGTGACGAGCCCATTACAATTCGGCCCAATGAAACGGTGCTGGTGCACACAGGGCTTGCAATGGAAATACCCGAAGGGCTGGTGGGCCTGGTATATGCACGGAGCGGGCTTGCCTCGAAGCGCGGACTTGCTCCGGCAAACTGTGTCGGCGTAATCGACAGCGACTACCGCGGTGAAATTATGGTGGCGCTTCACAACCATTCAGCAGAAACACAGACCATTGAAAGCGGCGAGCGGATTGCACAGCTTGTCATTGCCCCTTACATTTCTGCGGAGTTCATTGAAGCCGGCAGCCTGTCTGACACAGACAGGGGCCAGGGCGGATTTGGCTCTACAGGAACAAAATAA
- a CDS encoding glycoside hydrolase family 43 protein yields MKFNEIHIRDPFILPHKGTYYLYGTRGKNAWETTSPLGFDVYISSDLENWTEPISCFEPDSDFWGTKNFWAPEVHFYRGKFYMFASFKSETDHRGTQILVADSPKGPFQEHSDKAITPHGWECLDGTLYITKDNTPYIVFCHEWTQVTDGEMCALKLTEDLKHTIGEPMLLFHASDPSWSKNVAETDGYVTDGPFFYRNKSGRLFLLWSSFNTKDAYVQAVATSDNDEIDGNWTHSHPLLLDRDGGHGMLFQTFEGGLKLILHRPNNNPMERPVLFDVIDSGSELKISN; encoded by the coding sequence ATGAAGTTTAACGAAATCCATATCCGCGATCCCTTTATCCTGCCCCATAAAGGAACCTATTACCTCTATGGCACCCGGGGTAAAAATGCCTGGGAAACGACAAGCCCACTGGGGTTTGACGTTTACATAAGCTCCGATTTAGAGAATTGGACTGAGCCGATTTCTTGTTTTGAGCCAGACTCTGATTTTTGGGGCACAAAAAACTTTTGGGCGCCGGAGGTTCATTTTTATCGGGGAAAATTTTATATGTTTGCTTCATTTAAAAGCGAAACAGACCACCGGGGCACACAAATTTTGGTGGCCGACAGCCCGAAAGGCCCCTTTCAAGAGCACAGCGACAAGGCCATTACCCCGCACGGCTGGGAGTGCCTTGACGGAACGCTTTATATCACGAAAGACAACACGCCCTACATTGTGTTTTGCCACGAATGGACCCAAGTGACAGACGGCGAGATGTGCGCCTTAAAGCTTACAGAGGATTTAAAACATACCATAGGCGAGCCAATGCTTTTGTTTCACGCCTCCGACCCCTCCTGGTCGAAAAATGTGGCTGAAACAGACGGATATGTTACCGACGGGCCGTTTTTCTACAGAAACAAAAGCGGCAGATTGTTTCTTTTGTGGTCCAGCTTTAATACCAAAGATGCTTATGTGCAGGCCGTCGCCACCTCAGACAATGACGAAATTGACGGAAACTGGACGCACAGCCACCCGCTGCTGCTTGACCGCGACGGCGGCCACGGCATGTTGTTTCAAACCTTTGAAGGCGGGCTGAAGCTCATCCTTCACAGGCCCAACAACAATCCTATGGAACGTCCGGTGCTTTTTGATGTAATAGATTCAGGCAGCGAATTAAAAATTTCTAACTAA
- a CDS encoding DUF4886 domain-containing protein, which translates to MMKVLAIGNSFSQDATRYLRKIVQASGEDMKVVNLYIGGCPLSRHFKNMNNDERAYSLEFGGETTGFSVSIKDALQSDEWDFVTLQQVSHKSPDYKTYQPYLDALSAYVTFHAPCAKQVIHQTWAYEDGSARLTEEMGYETSTQMFSDIKAAYGKAAKAISADRIIPSGESMHLAVRHGFHNTHRDTFHASLGPGRYLLAATWFEALTEKSVVGNSFCDLDVPTDFDTISLMQEIAHEAVESYR; encoded by the coding sequence ATGATGAAAGTATTGGCAATTGGAAACAGTTTTTCTCAAGACGCTACCAGATATTTAAGAAAAATCGTACAGGCGTCTGGCGAAGATATGAAAGTCGTGAATTTATACATAGGGGGTTGCCCGCTGTCACGGCATTTTAAAAACATGAACAACGACGAACGAGCCTATTCCCTTGAATTCGGCGGGGAAACAACGGGCTTTTCCGTTTCCATTAAAGACGCGCTGCAGAGCGACGAATGGGACTTTGTAACCCTGCAGCAGGTGAGCCACAAAAGTCCCGACTATAAAACCTACCAGCCCTATTTAGACGCGCTGTCTGCCTATGTGACCTTTCATGCGCCCTGCGCAAAACAGGTCATTCACCAAACCTGGGCCTATGAGGACGGAAGCGCAAGACTGACAGAAGAGATGGGCTATGAAACAAGCACCCAAATGTTCTCAGACATTAAAGCCGCCTATGGGAAAGCGGCAAAAGCAATTTCGGCTGACCGGATTATCCCGTCCGGCGAGAGCATGCATCTGGCGGTTAGGCACGGCTTTCACAACACCCACCGCGACACGTTTCACGCGTCTTTAGGGCCGGGCCGGTATCTGCTCGCCGCCACCTGGTTTGAAGCCCTCACAGAAAAAAGCGTGGTGGGAAACTCCTTCTGCGACTTAGACGTTCCAACTGACTTTGACACCATTTCCCTCATGCAGGAAATTGCCCACGAGGCAGTGGAAAGCTACAGATAA
- a CDS encoding pro-sigmaK processing inhibitor BofA family protein yields the protein MSTPVLIACIVTAAVALFLAVAFIKPVKGLFLLILNSAAGWAGLYIFNKLFAFCSFAIGINIASASIAGILGLPGVALMAIVKLIYQV from the coding sequence ATGAGCACGCCTGTTTTGATCGCCTGCATTGTCACCGCCGCGGTGGCCCTGTTTTTAGCGGTTGCATTCATCAAACCTGTTAAGGGGCTTTTTCTTCTGATTTTAAACTCCGCCGCCGGCTGGGCGGGGCTTTACATATTCAACAAACTCTTTGCATTTTGTTCATTTGCCATTGGCATTAACATTGCCAGCGCCTCCATTGCCGGTATTTTGGGCCTGCCCGGCGTGGCACTGATGGCAATTGTGAAACTCATTTATCAGGTTTAA
- a CDS encoding DUF2508 family protein codes for MESVTGQVRRIKITEKLMEYVRKTKEEKEQEREREAFLSELSAAKSEFDSIRQNLNLITDADAKEYCIYRLKAAELNFNRYIKLAKSIHLTSLPFLEETI; via the coding sequence ATGGAATCAGTTACGGGACAAGTACGCCGGATTAAAATAACGGAAAAATTAATGGAATATGTAAGAAAAACCAAGGAGGAAAAGGAACAGGAACGGGAAAGGGAAGCCTTTTTATCCGAGCTTTCTGCAGCAAAATCGGAGTTCGATTCCATTCGGCAGAATTTAAACCTGATTACCGACGCAGATGCAAAGGAATATTGCATTTACCGCCTAAAAGCGGCTGAACTGAATTTTAACCGCTATATCAAGCTTGCAAAATCCATTCATCTGACGTCACTGCCATTTTTGGAGGAAACAATATGA
- a CDS encoding metallophosphoesterase family protein — translation MPKPDLRISVISDVHVTQFGAGENEFKNALEFHTKKLPKSDLFLFTGDIAYQLDSWEDSVCRNIYTSNYDFILNTIESTIPADTPKIFVLGNHEYPQGNTDPALTNKALNTWLAKTGQPAMEHVILNGFHFIKYPVLSWAMESSPETEKWAMNELSIALSTDPENPVFFVSHIPLHNTVANAGKEPSSFSEEFRSFLTKRPRIIHISGHRHTHVLDEKAIFQEGFTSVSAPVCAVGYLTLEGCDYETKPVFGFSQSLFIEVTGKVVKVFKVDLVSQKVVGRPWVIDLNEAENGIFPYGKKRRFEAKRPEFSPEASVCVRTDGECVFATIRQRFLSFDVCVEYYKLMVTDENGNEVLAKTVASDFYNLTLGKNYAPEITFELPGLTAGSYQLRVFPMNCFFAHGETSLSCAFQVD, via the coding sequence ATGCCTAAACCAGATTTAAGAATCAGCGTCATCAGCGACGTGCATGTAACACAGTTCGGCGCAGGCGAAAATGAATTTAAAAACGCACTGGAGTTCCACACGAAGAAACTGCCTAAAAGCGATTTATTTCTCTTTACAGGCGACATTGCCTATCAGCTGGACAGCTGGGAGGACTCCGTGTGCCGAAACATTTACACGTCTAACTACGACTTTATTTTAAACACGATAGAAAGCACAATTCCAGCAGACACACCAAAAATTTTTGTGCTTGGAAATCACGAATACCCCCAGGGCAACACCGACCCCGCCTTAACCAATAAGGCGCTTAACACCTGGCTTGCAAAAACAGGCCAGCCGGCAATGGAGCACGTTATTTTAAACGGCTTTCATTTTATAAAATACCCCGTTCTGTCCTGGGCAATGGAATCTTCGCCGGAAACCGAAAAATGGGCCATGAACGAATTAAGCATCGCCCTTTCCACCGACCCGGAGAATCCCGTGTTTTTTGTTTCCCACATCCCACTGCACAACACAGTAGCAAATGCAGGGAAAGAACCTTCCTCCTTTTCAGAGGAGTTTCGGAGCTTTCTGACAAAACGTCCTAGAATTATTCACATCTCAGGTCACCGGCATACCCATGTATTAGACGAAAAGGCAATTTTCCAGGAGGGATTTACGTCTGTAAGCGCCCCAGTCTGCGCCGTAGGATACCTTACATTGGAAGGGTGCGACTATGAAACCAAACCCGTTTTTGGCTTCTCCCAAAGCCTGTTCATAGAAGTAACGGGCAAGGTGGTAAAGGTGTTTAAAGTGGATTTGGTTTCCCAAAAAGTAGTTGGACGCCCCTGGGTAATTGATTTAAACGAAGCCGAAAACGGCATTTTCCCCTATGGAAAGAAACGGCGGTTTGAGGCAAAACGTCCGGAATTTTCACCGGAAGCTTCTGTTTGCGTCCGCACGGACGGCGAATGTGTATTTGCCACAATCCGTCAACGGTTTTTAAGCTTTGACGTTTGTGTGGAATATTATAAGCTTATGGTGACGGACGAAAACGGCAACGAGGTGCTGGCCAAAACCGTTGCATCTGATTTTTATAACCTCACCCTCGGTAAAAATTATGCGCCTGAAATCACTTTTGAACTGCCCGGCTTAACGGCAGGTTCCTATCAGCTGCGGGTGTTCCCCATGAACTGCTTTTTTGCGCACGGCGAAACTTCGCTTTCCTGTGCTTTTCAAGTGGATTAA
- a CDS encoding DUF362 domain-containing protein, protein MAYIITDDCISCGACAGECPVSCISAGDDKYVIDADTCIECGNCANVCPVDAPKPE, encoded by the coding sequence ATGGCTTACATAATTACAGACGACTGCATCAGCTGCGGCGCATGCGCCGGGGAATGTCCCGTGTCTTGCATCAGCGCTGGGGACGACAAATACGTAATTGACGCTGATACCTGCATCGAATGCGGAAACTGCGCAAACGTATGTCCTGTTGACGCTCCGAAACCGGAATAA
- a CDS encoding LCP family protein has translation MNKRKFILSLVITLAVLAIIFVVFQLFSSNTGFQDALDSSGSGKINVLVVGVDKDGTRSDVNMLFSLDPKEKTVNLMSIPRDTRVEFKKGSHGKINACIGKQNGEELLIETVKDLTGMPIHNFCKVNFEGLRNIIDILGGVEFDVPMDMDYDDPAQDLHIHLKKGKQTLNGADAEGLLRFRKGYATGDLGRIDMQQAFLKELINQKLSPKYIFKAVPVVKEISKNVETDMSVMYMLKYAWKFRDSDKVEFNSYTLPGAPKMIGGVSYYLCDEAATENLVRTQFGYSDGESTSSGNNPINEKVID, from the coding sequence ATGAACAAAAGAAAATTTATTCTGTCGCTGGTCATCACCTTAGCGGTGCTGGCTATCATCTTTGTGGTGTTCCAGCTGTTTTCGTCCAACACCGGCTTTCAAGACGCATTAGACAGTTCCGGCTCCGGAAAAATCAACGTTTTGGTTGTGGGAGTGGACAAAGACGGCACCCGTTCCGACGTGAACATGCTGTTTTCTTTAGACCCCAAAGAAAAAACGGTGAACTTAATGTCTATCCCGCGGGATACCAGAGTTGAGTTTAAAAAAGGTTCCCACGGCAAAATTAACGCCTGCATCGGCAAACAAAACGGCGAGGAGCTTTTAATTGAAACCGTGAAAGACTTAACAGGAATGCCGATACATAACTTCTGCAAGGTAAATTTTGAAGGCCTGCGGAATATTATTGACATATTAGGCGGTGTGGAGTTTGACGTGCCCATGGACATGGATTACGACGACCCGGCCCAGGATTTACATATTCACTTAAAAAAGGGAAAACAAACGTTAAACGGTGCTGACGCAGAAGGACTTTTAAGGTTCCGGAAAGGATATGCCACCGGCGACCTTGGCCGGATTGATATGCAGCAGGCGTTTTTAAAAGAGCTGATTAACCAAAAGCTAAGCCCGAAATATATTTTTAAGGCGGTTCCTGTGGTTAAGGAAATCAGCAAAAATGTGGAAACAGACATGTCTGTTATGTATATGTTAAAATATGCCTGGAAGTTCCGCGACAGCGACAAGGTTGAGTTTAACTCCTACACACTGCCCGGAGCGCCGAAAATGATTGGCGGCGTGTCGTATTATCTTTGCGATGAGGCGGCCACAGAAAATTTGGTTCGCACTCAGTTTGGCTACTCAGACGGTGAAAGCACGTCTTCCGGCAACAACCCAATCAACGAAAAAGTGATTGACTAA